A region of Nostoc sp. 'Peltigera membranacea cyanobiont' N6 DNA encodes the following proteins:
- a CDS encoding type II toxin-antitoxin system RelE/ParE family toxin yields the protein MDYDEDIIEIPLRPLVWMGDSLKNIRSFPEDVRASVGYALQLVQAGETPMDAKPLKGVGSGVYEIVKRYDTDTYRAVYAVKIGEKIYVLHAFQKKSKQGIKTPQTDVDLIKQRYKDAVIREKQQ from the coding sequence ATGGACTATGACGAGGATATTATAGAAATTCCTTTACGACCTCTGGTTTGGATGGGAGACTCTCTCAAAAATATCCGCTCATTTCCTGAAGATGTGCGTGCATCAGTAGGCTATGCGCTGCAATTGGTGCAAGCAGGGGAAACACCAATGGATGCCAAACCTTTAAAAGGGGTTGGAAGCGGCGTGTATGAAATCGTCAAACGCTACGATACCGATACTTACAGGGCAGTCTATGCGGTAAAGATTGGAGAGAAAATCTATGTTCTGCACGCTTTTCAGAAGAAATCAAAGCAGGGGATTAAAACCCCACAGACTGATGTTGATCTGATTAAACAACGCTATAAGGACGCAGTGATAAGGGAGAAACAACAATGA
- a CDS encoding helix-turn-helix domain-containing protein has translation MTQEPVFEESSGNVFTDIGLENASELFMRGKIGIQVLRLLSQRNLKQREISELLGIPQPEVSHLMKGEFQRFGEGKLLIFLKRLDTEITLHLRPRHASGQSAETVISL, from the coding sequence ATGACACAGGAACCCGTTTTTGAAGAAAGCAGTGGTAACGTATTCACCGATATCGGTTTAGAGAATGCTTCGGAACTTTTTATGCGAGGCAAGATAGGGATTCAGGTACTGCGCCTCCTTTCTCAACGCAACCTGAAACAGCGCGAAATCAGCGAACTTCTTGGCATTCCCCAGCCAGAAGTATCTCATTTGATGAAAGGAGAGTTTCAACGCTTTGGCGAGGGCAAACTCCTCATTTTCCTCAAGCGGCTCGATACGGAAATCACCCTACATCTTCGCCCTCGTCATGCGTCGGGTCAATCTGCTGAAACTGTTATATCGCTATAG